A window of the Lolium perenne isolate Kyuss_39 chromosome 7, Kyuss_2.0, whole genome shotgun sequence genome harbors these coding sequences:
- the LOC127316446 gene encoding protein DETOXIFICATION 49-like: MCHCSEQQAQRHHVHESLLQPPVLYDRPKHGGGAIAEVASIVRLAVPMVAAGLLMYTRSLVSMIFLGRLGRLPLAGGSLALGFANITGYSVLSGLAAGMDPVCGQAFGAGRTSVLATALRRTVSLLLAAAVPISLLWVAMRRVLVATGQDPDIAAAAYEFILCSLPDLLVQSFLHPIRVYLRAQSITLPITYAAAAALLLHVPVNYLLVHGLRLGIRGVALGAVCANLNFLLFLVAYVYFSGIMNGNGGGDGKGVSSPAEEEYVLEWGRLVRLSVHSCMSVCLEWWWYEIMVLLCGVLADPKAAVAAMGILIQTTSLVYIFPHSLGCAVSTRVGHELGAGRPERARLAAHVGLVCGAALGLVACAFAASVRGVWARMFTADGAILQLVSAALPILGAAELGNCPQTAGCGVLRGSARPGKAARINVSAFYGVGMPAALALAFWPARLDFRGMWAGMLAAQLVCAALMLRTVQRTDWAEQAVRARELTGAEGDGDVKSGHAGAAELKAGNGLLVVTVLS, from the coding sequence ATGTGCCATTGCTCGGAGCAGCAAGCACAACGCCACCACGTCCATGAATCTCTGCTCCAGCCACCCGTGCTTTATGACCGGCCGAAGCATGGCGGTGGCGCGATCGCCGAGGTGGCCTCCATCGTGCGGCTTGCCGTGCCGATGGTCGCTGCGGGGCTGCTCATGTACACGCGCTCCCTCGTGTCCATGATCTTCCTTGGCCGGCTCGGCCGCCTGCCACTTGCCGGCGGCTCTCTCGCGCTCGGCTTCGCCAACATCACCGGCTACTCGGTGCTCTCCGGGCTCGCCGCCGGCATGGACCCGGTGTGCGGCCAGGCGTTCGGAGCAGGCCGCACGTCTGTGCTCGCCACCGCGCTCCGCCGCACCGTCTCGCTGCTTCTGGCCGCGGCCGTCCCCATCAGCCTGCTCTGGGTCGCCATGCGCCGTGTCCTCGTCGCCACAGGCCAGGACCCCGACATTGCTGCCGCCGCGTACGAGTTCATCCTTTGCTCGCTCCCTGATCTCCTCGTGCAGTCCTTCCTCCATCCGATCCGCGTCTACCTCCGCGCCCAGTCAATCACGCTCCCGATCAcatacgcagccgccgccgcgctcCTCCTCCACGTCCCCGTCAACTACCTCCTCGTGCACGGCCTCCGCCTCGGGATCCGCGGCGTCGCGCTCGGAGCCGTTTGCGCCAACCTAAACTTCTTGCTGTTCCTCGTAGCCTACGTGTACTTCTCTGGGATAATGAATGGCAATGGCGGCGGCGATGGCAAAGGCGTATCATCACCGGCCGAGGAGGAATATGTGCTGGAGTGGGGACGCTTGGTGAGGCTCTCCGTGCACAGCTGCATGTCGGTGTGCTTGGAGTGGTGGTGGTACGAGATCATGGTCTTGCTCTGCGGCGTGCTCGCTGACCCgaaggcggcggtggcggctatGGGGATACTGATACAGACCACATCCCTGGTGTACATATTCCCGCACTCCCTCGGATGCGCCGTGTCCACACGCGTCGGGCACGAGCTCGGCGCGGGGAGGCCGGAGCGCGCGCGCCTCGCGGCACACGTCGGCCTCGTCTGTGGCGCCGCGCTGGGGCTCGTGGCGTGCGCGTTCGCGGCGTCCGTGAGGGGCGTGTGGGCGCGGATGTTCACCGCCGACGGCGCCATCCTGCAGCTGGTGTCCGCGGCGCTGCCCATCCTTGGCGCCGCCGAGCTGGGCAACTGCCCGCAGACGGCGGGCTGTGGCGTGCTCCGCGGCAGCGCGCGGCCGGGGAAGGCTGCGAGGATCAACGTATCGGCGTTCTACGGTGTCGGCATGCCCGCCGCGCTGGCGCTAGCGTTCTGGCCGGCGCGGCTCGACTTCCGGGGCATGTGGGCCGGCATGCTGGCGGCGCAGCTTGTGTGCGCGGCGCTGATGCTGCGAACGGTGCAGCGCACCGACTGGGCAGAGCAGGCCGTTCGCGCGCGCGAGCTGACCGGCGCCGAGGGCGATGGCGACGTCAAAAGTGGGCATGCAGGCGCAGCCGAACTAAAGGCGGGCAACGGCTTGCTCGTGGTGACCGTGCTAAGTTGA